In the Candidatus Cloacimonas sp. genome, GCCAAAATACTCTCTTTGGAAAAAAATATTGGTCAGCATTCTACGGACTGGTTAGATAGAATGGTTTTAGTAGGGGACAGCAGTTCATCTGGAATATCTACCATATATACTAACAGATTCATCCATGACATATCCTATGAAGTTAATCCAGCATATACTTACACTGAACAATATGGTTCTCCCAGTTCTACCTCAATTAACAATGCCATCAATCAAGGTGTTGCCTTTTATAACTATCGTGGTTATATAGGAATGAGTGGTTGGCCCAGCACAATGTCTTCATTGTTTAATTCCTACAAGCTATTTCATGCTGTCTTTATTACTTGTAACACTGGTAGCTTTGGTGGAGGCAATGCAACTACGGAAGATATTATCAGATATGGCTCATCTGCATCTTTGGGAGGAGCTGTAACTGCCATCGGGATGGCTACATCCAGTACACACACTCCTATGAACAATTGTTTAACGGTGGGTATTTTTCACGGAATATTTGGATTGGGAATGCGAGATATGTCTTCCGCATTACTTTATTCAAAACTATACCTAAATTTAATTTATGGAGTTAGTCATCCTACCCAGGCACAAAATTTTGCTGCTTATTGTAATTTGATGGGTGATCCCACGGCGATGGTTTATATAGGAACTCCTAATAGTTTTGCTGTGTCAGCGCCTACAACTATTCCTTCTGGCTCAACCGATGTTAGAATTAATGTAAAATCAAATGATGGAATAAGCGTTGAAGGTGCCTTTGTAACTTTAACTACAACCTCCGGTGTGCAGTTAAAAGGAATAACCGATTCAAATGGTTATGTAAGCATTTCCTTGCCAGCAGGGTTAGCTCAAAATCTTGATTTAACAGTTACTAAGAATGATTTTATCGCCTATTCAAGCACAATTAATGTAAATACAAACGGTGGTGTTGTGTTTGACAGTATTATTGTTGACGATACAATAGTTGGTAATGGCGATGAAATAATAAATCCAGGTGAAGAAGCAAATTTATATATATTTTTAAAGAATACAAGTGCATCTACACTATTTGTCAATGGACGAGTTAGTTCCGATGATCCTTATATCAATTTAATAGAATTTGACCGCATAGAATTTGGTGATATTAGCCCCATAGGTTTAGTTACGAATACTACTCCCATTGTCTTTTCGATTTCTCCTAACTGCCCTGATCAACATACCATCAATTTACTTTTAACTGCTGAAGGAACAGGGTATATTTGGTCAATGAATATTCCTATAATGGTTCGGGGCGGAAAACTACAGATGCAGAATTATAACTTTGTAGGTTTAACTGGAAATATCGTTACTCCGGGAGTTACCTGTCCATTCACATTATCGGTTAAAAATACGGGTTTAATTGCTCTGCCAAATGTTTCTGGCAGATTGAGATCGCTTAGCAATTATTTTGTAATACAGGATTCCATTGGGTATTACGGGACGCTAAATCCTAATGCTATTGCTACTAATAACAATGACAGTTTTAACATTATGGTTAGAAACACCAGCGTTGTAGGGATGGTTATTCCGTTAATTCTTACCTTATCATCTACAAACGGTTATTCGGAAGAGATTCACTTTACCGTAAACATTGGAACTACCACCGTTCATGATCCTTTGGGCCAAGATGCTTATGGTTATTTTATTTATGATGTAACTGACATTGGCTATGCCTTATGTCCTACTTATCAGTGGATACCGATAGCTCCTACCGAAGGAGGAAGTGGGACTTTGCTTTCTTTCACTGATCCGGGAAATTCTTCTGATGAAGGAGATGCTACCAATGCCATCGCCATTCAAACAGTTACTTTACCTTTTCCCTTCCAATTTTATGGCAGACAATATACTCAGGCATCAATTTGTTCCAATGGTTTTATTGCTTTTGGTCAGACCTTAGATGGGGACTGGCGAAATTGGCGTTTACCGGGTGCTGGCGGACCTAATCCTATGATAGCTGTTTTTTGGGATGATCTTCAATTTGGAACAGGCAGCGGAATTTATACATATTACAATTCTGCTCAGCACTATTATGTAGTTGAGTGGTATAATATAGTTAGCGGTTATAACAGTTCCAGTTTAGAGACCTTTGAGGCAATTTTATACGATCCGATTTATTATCCTACCAATACTAACGACGGACAGATCAAATTACAATACAAAATCTTCAATAATATAGATCAAGGGAGTGGAGATACCTATCCCCATGGCAATTATTGCACGATCGGAATCAAAAATCATTTGGGAACTGACGGATTGGAATATACTTTCAATAATACTTATCCAACTGCGGCAAGTCCTTTAAGTAGTGAAAAAGCATTATTTATAAGCACTCCTGGCATAATTTCCGGCTTACCACATCTGAATATTGCCGAGACAACAGTCATTGATCCTAATGCTAATAATAATCTTGAACCAGGAGAAACAGCTGATCTGCAAATTCAGCTAACCAACAACGGACTTACTGATGCAGAAAATGTTACTGCCGTGCTTACCTGTTCCGATCCTTATGTAACTTTAAATGTAAATACTGCCAATTATGGAAACATTGCAGGAGAATCACTGGGTATCCCTCAAACCAATTTTAACCTTAGTATTTCGCCATCTTGCCCAGGCAATCATACTATCAACTTCACAATATCCATTACCGGAAGTGGGCAGAACTGGATTTATACTTTTACTTTAGGAGTTTATACTCCAGTTTTGAGTATGGGCACTTATACTATACTTGATTTTAGTGGAGACAACGATGGCACTCTTGATCCGGGTGAAACAGTAAATCTTGCTGTTCAGCTTCTCAATACAGGAGCAGTAGCAAGTCCATCTGGTTCAGCAAATATTACTACTTCTGGGGGATCAATAACGATAACAACAGGGTCTGTTCAATTTGCTCCTATTGCCGGAAATGGAAGTTCAGAGCTCATTTTTACTCTTAGCGCCGGTATTTCGGTTCCTATAGGAACTTTGGCAACTCTGAATTTTTATGCTACGGCTGGAAGTTATAATCTTTCCTCAACAATTTCTTTGGAAATTGGAGCGCCGTTACCTGTAATTATCGGCACCGGAACAGGTCAACAAAGTTATCCAATAGACCGCTATTATAACTATTCAGCCCATGAAGCAATTTATCTGGCAAGTGAAATCGGGATGCCGGGTATGATAAAATCAATTGCTTACTATAAAGCTTCTGGAGCTGATACCAACCCAATTGATAATGTAACAATCTATATGAAACTCACTTCCAGTAATTCTTTAAGCACGGGAAATTATGATTTAAACGGATATACATTAGTTTATAGCGGTTCTTTTCCTAATAATGCTGTTTCGGGTTGGATGGAAGTTAATCTTAATCCGATGTTCTTTTTTGATGGAGTGAATAATCTTTCTATCTTATGTATAAAAGGATTTCAATCGTGGATAAGTAATTATCCTTATTGGACTTATACAAATACTACTGCAAATAGGGCAAGGCAAAATCGCAGTGATAGTGCATCACCCACTAATCTTTCTTCTACTACTAATTTACCTAATTTAAGAATGAAAATGTTTATTGATGACAATATAGTATTCCCTCCAACGGCTTTAAGCGCAACTCCCGGAAATGGATTAGTAACTCTTTCCTGGCAAGCACCCGTAATTGGAAATGTAAGTGGCTATAAAATATATCGTAATGATGCTTTTTATGCGAATGTAGAAAATGCTTGTATTTTTTATGATGTCAATGTGGTCAATAATACTACCTATTCTTATTATTTAACCACTGTTTCCGGAGATAATGAATCAAGCCCTACCCAAACGGTGCAAGCGACACCTTCCAATATTACTTCCACGCAAGTAATTTTAGGCGTCGGAACAGGTTTTACGGACAATACAACTGCTTGTCCCGTAAATATATATAATCCAAGCTTACATGGCCAATCAGTTTATACTGCAGCAGAATTGAATGCCGCTGGAATATATGGTCCCATTCCAATCTTACAAATCGGTTTTTATATATCCGGTTTACCTTCCTATCCATTGCCCAATTTTTTGATTCGGATGAAACATACGGCTACAACTAATGTCTCTTCTTGGCAATCTGCCACAGGAATGTCAATTGTTTATGCCAATACATCTTATATGCCAACTGAAGTCGGTTGGAATATGTTAACTCTTTCCACTCCCTTTCAGTGGAACGGAACGGATAATATTGTTGTGGATACAGCTTTTGGAGTAGCCAGTTTATATGTTTCTTCGGGAACAGTTCGCTATACTACTGTTGATAATGGATATAGATATTGCAGAAGCTATAGCAATGATCAGACCAATGTTTTTTCCGGCGGTTTCGTCATAAGTAGCAGACCCGATCTTAAAATCACTGTTTCTGCTCCACCCCAAAATCCAAACATAGCAGTAAATCCTTCTCAACTCGATTTTGGCACCGTAGAAATTGGTAGTTCAGCAACTTTGCCTTTTACGGTTCAAAATACTGGCAATTATTTGCTGGCAGGTTATTTTACCGTTCCTGAAGGTTATCTTGTTAGTTTTAATAACCCTACAAACTCATCTATTTGGGAACAGCATAGAATTGATGAACGAGATAATGTTAGCTTTACCATTGAGCCGGGAAATACTTTAAATTTCAGCGTTACTTTTACTCCTACAATTCCAGCATCCTATAATGGTAATTTAACCATAACCAGTAATGCGGAAAATAGTCATATATTTAGCATAGAGATTAGCGGAAGTGGTTCTTATCCATCATTGGCAACGCCCACAGTAAACATTATTCAAGGAACGGATAATATTATTCTACAATGGAATACTGTTCCCAATGCCAATAGTTATCAGGTCTATAGAAGTGATAGTCCAACTGGTGTCTTTACTTTAATTGGCACTACTTCTCAGCTACAATTCAGTGATGTAACTGCCACCAAAGCATTTTATTATATCAAAGCAAGTTCGCAACTTCCAGTTCTAAAAGATAACCCATAACTTTCATAACCAATCAAAAATA is a window encoding:
- a CDS encoding C25 family cysteine peptidase, with translation MKPYLYLSLLMIAILMLPVALYANANSADNPFELTRSANDEINIHFSLSEWEIKQIDNSDLIKQIKMSDTPYLFIDEKETLPVFSTMVAIPDRGGVNLFVSDPAKISIDQFIADFDEQLSSERQQGRLAEGLYPVNNVVISQPQILRDFRVVSINVYPFQYDQKNHNLLVTQDLDIKLTFDNRSSVNELMSSPISISESFDSIYQGLILNYDSVMQTREISYRNPILLVIYGNYSDTTYQAKINNYVYWKKQRGFIVNAVSTSVTGSTSTSIKNYIQTAYNNIATRPDYIVLIGDTDGTITVPTFSSYVDYQYTWLSGGDSLGDVMIGRISVSTTAQLDVILAKILSLEKNIGQHSTDWLDRMVLVGDSSSSGISTIYTNRFIHDISYEVNPAYTYTEQYGSPSSTSINNAINQGVAFYNYRGYIGMSGWPSTMSSLFNSYKLFHAVFITCNTGSFGGGNATTEDIIRYGSSASLGGAVTAIGMATSSTHTPMNNCLTVGIFHGIFGLGMRDMSSALLYSKLYLNLIYGVSHPTQAQNFAAYCNLMGDPTAMVYIGTPNSFAVSAPTTIPSGSTDVRINVKSNDGISVEGAFVTLTTTSGVQLKGITDSNGYVSISLPAGLAQNLDLTVTKNDFIAYSSTINVNTNGGVVFDSIIVDDTIVGNGDEIINPGEEANLYIFLKNTSASTLFVNGRVSSDDPYINLIEFDRIEFGDISPIGLVTNTTPIVFSISPNCPDQHTINLLLTAEGTGYIWSMNIPIMVRGGKLQMQNYNFVGLTGNIVTPGVTCPFTLSVKNTGLIALPNVSGRLRSLSNYFVIQDSIGYYGTLNPNAIATNNNDSFNIMVRNTSVVGMVIPLILTLSSTNGYSEEIHFTVNIGTTTVHDPLGQDAYGYFIYDVTDIGYALCPTYQWIPIAPTEGGSGTLLSFTDPGNSSDEGDATNAIAIQTVTLPFPFQFYGRQYTQASICSNGFIAFGQTLDGDWRNWRLPGAGGPNPMIAVFWDDLQFGTGSGIYTYYNSAQHYYVVEWYNIVSGYNSSSLETFEAILYDPIYYPTNTNDGQIKLQYKIFNNIDQGSGDTYPHGNYCTIGIKNHLGTDGLEYTFNNTYPTAASPLSSEKALFISTPGIISGLPHLNIAETTVIDPNANNNLEPGETADLQIQLTNNGLTDAENVTAVLTCSDPYVTLNVNTANYGNIAGESLGIPQTNFNLSISPSCPGNHTINFTISITGSGQNWIYTFTLGVYTPVLSMGTYTILDFSGDNDGTLDPGETVNLAVQLLNTGAVASPSGSANITTSGGSITITTGSVQFAPIAGNGSSELIFTLSAGISVPIGTLATLNFYATAGSYNLSSTISLEIGAPLPVIIGTGTGQQSYPIDRYYNYSAHEAIYLASEIGMPGMIKSIAYYKASGADTNPIDNVTIYMKLTSSNSLSTGNYDLNGYTLVYSGSFPNNAVSGWMEVNLNPMFFFDGVNNLSILCIKGFQSWISNYPYWTYTNTTANRARQNRSDSASPTNLSSTTNLPNLRMKMFIDDNIVFPPTALSATPGNGLVTLSWQAPVIGNVSGYKIYRNDAFYANVENACIFYDVNVVNNTTYSYYLTTVSGDNESSPTQTVQATPSNITSTQVILGVGTGFTDNTTACPVNIYNPSLHGQSVYTAAELNAAGIYGPIPILQIGFYISGLPSYPLPNFLIRMKHTATTNVSSWQSATGMSIVYANTSYMPTEVGWNMLTLSTPFQWNGTDNIVVDTAFGVASLYVSSGTVRYTTVDNGYRYCRSYSNDQTNVFSGGFVISSRPDLKITVSAPPQNPNIAVNPSQLDFGTVEIGSSATLPFTVQNTGNYLLAGYFTVPEGYLVSFNNPTNSSIWEQHRIDERDNVSFTIEPGNTLNFSVTFTPTIPASYNGNLTITSNAENSHIFSIEISGSGSYPSLATPTVNIIQGTDNIILQWNTVPNANSYQVYRSDSPTGVFTLIGTTSQLQFSDVTATKAFYYIKASSQLPVLKDNP